A region from the Desulfovibrio sp. Huiquan2017 genome encodes:
- a CDS encoding transposase, with protein sequence ELHYLKSAQQEVDALLRLHAREQDEARRIAAMRSVPGVGEVVATAFAAEIYRPERFTRSEEVTAYLGLAPVVRQSGGGKGKSFIRPVGQRRLRSLLVEAAWGWKQRDAWAREFYNRILSRHGVPQKAITALARKLAAVLXSIGSVYLGWMASRSTAMCTVLPTMKPPPSRGAFQSTP encoded by the coding sequence TGAGTTACATTACCTTAAATCGGCTCAGCAAGAAGTGGACGCGTTGCTGCGCCTGCACGCCAGGGAACAAGACGAGGCGCGACGCATCGCCGCCATGAGGTCCGTTCCCGGCGTCGGCGAGGTGGTGGCGACGGCCTTTGCGGCCGAGATCTATCGGCCCGAACGGTTTACCCGCAGCGAGGAGGTGACGGCGTACCTCGGGCTGGCTCCGGTAGTTCGGCAAAGCGGCGGCGGAAAGGGAAAATCGTTCATCCGACCGGTGGGACAACGCCGATTGCGAAGCCTGCTCGTGGAAGCGGCCTGGGGCTGGAAGCAACGGGATGCGTGGGCGCGGGAATTTTACAACCGGATTTTGAGCCGACACGGCGTGCCGCAAAAGGCGATTACCGCGTTGGCTCGAAAGCTGGCCGCAGTGCTGTGNTCCATTGGCTCGGTTTACTTGGGTTGGATGGCTTCGAGGTCCACGGCGATGTGTACGGTGTTGCCGACCATGAAGCCGCCGCCGTCCAGAGGGGCGTTCCAGTCCACGCCGTAG
- a CDS encoding YceI family protein, giving the protein MKQTKRLRALLLSLVLLPVLALAATANAQTWKVDPDHSAAHFSIRHMMIAQVRGMFPAVTGTIDFDHGKPTALNITIDVNKIDTGVEARDAHLKSGDFFAAEIHPTMTFKSTRVFPSEKGISVAGVLTIKGTSHEIQLNVAGLDDPRVDPWGNTRRGATALFSIDRRDYGVDWNAPLDGGGFMVGNTVHIAVDLEAIQPK; this is encoded by the coding sequence ATGAAACAAACCAAACGACTCCGCGCCCTGCTTCTGTCGCTCGTCCTGCTGCCGGTCCTGGCCCTGGCCGCCACAGCCAACGCCCAAACCTGGAAGGTGGACCCGGACCACTCCGCCGCCCACTTCTCCATCCGGCATATGATGATCGCCCAGGTGCGCGGCATGTTCCCGGCCGTCACCGGGACCATCGACTTCGACCACGGCAAGCCCACCGCCCTGAACATCACCATCGACGTCAATAAAATCGACACGGGCGTCGAGGCCCGGGACGCCCACCTCAAGAGCGGCGATTTCTTCGCGGCCGAAATACACCCGACCATGACCTTCAAGAGCACCCGGGTCTTTCCGTCCGAAAAAGGCATCTCCGTGGCGGGCGTGCTGACCATCAAGGGCACCTCCCACGAGATCCAGCTGAACGTCGCCGGCCTCGACGACCCGCGCGTGGACCCCTGGGGCAATACCCGCCGGGGCGCCACCGCCCTGTTCTCCATCGACCGCCGCGACTACGGCGTGGACTGGAACGCCCCTCTGGACGGCGGCGGCTTCATGGTCGGCAACACCGTACACATCGCCGTGGACCTCGAAGCCATCCAACCCAAGTAA
- a CDS encoding LapA family protein yields MEKTPSAPDRNQPKTGMTTWRKIRLGTIVALVLLWIVFLLQNTEQTQVSFLWFTFATSRILLLLGTLAVGALIGAFLTYRFCTRSKSKQPGPPSFS; encoded by the coding sequence ATGGAAAAAACCCCGTCCGCCCCGGACCGAAACCAACCCAAGACCGGAATGACCACCTGGCGAAAAATCCGCCTCGGCACCATCGTCGCCCTGGTGCTCCTGTGGATCGTTTTCCTGCTCCAGAACACCGAGCAGACCCAGGTCTCATTCCTCTGGTTCACCTTCGCCACCTCGCGCATCCTGCTCCTGCTCGGCACCCTGGCCGTCGGCGCGCTGATCGGCGCGTTCCTGACCTACCGGTTCTGCACCCGAAGCAAATCGAAGCAGCCCGGGCCGCCCTCGTTCTCGTGA
- the corA gene encoding magnesium/cobalt transporter CorA, which yields MARFLKKNDMTAGKPPGSLIFIGQQKTDEPSLRIIDYDEETLRDEVVPEAAALSPCLGSKTTSWLNLDGLHVPEVMERVGQAFSISPLILEDIVNTGHRPKMDEYPDMLFITLKMLSINPTHDRIISEQLSCVLTGRCLITFQEQPGDVFEPVRDRIRHQSGRLRRRGPDYLLYALLDCVFENYLKVIEIMGERIEAFDEEVLDDPSPELLEEINLYRREMAFVRRAVRPAREIALKLARTESELVAEEITPYLRDLTDMAEQTTEAVETYREMLNDHLNSYNMAMANRLNDVMKFLTIFATIFIPLSFLAGVYGMNFEFMPELKLRHGYFVLLGIMGAVVAAMLFYFKKRKWI from the coding sequence AACAAAAAACCGACGAACCGAGCCTGCGGATCATCGACTACGATGAGGAGACCCTGCGCGACGAGGTCGTGCCCGAAGCGGCCGCGCTCTCCCCCTGCCTGGGCAGCAAGACCACCTCCTGGCTCAACCTGGACGGCCTGCATGTTCCCGAGGTCATGGAGCGCGTGGGCCAAGCCTTTTCCATCTCCCCGCTCATCCTCGAAGACATCGTCAACACCGGCCATCGGCCCAAGATGGACGAATACCCGGACATGCTCTTCATCACCCTGAAGATGCTCTCCATCAACCCGACCCACGACCGGATCATCTCGGAACAGCTCTCCTGCGTGCTCACCGGCCGCTGCCTGATCACCTTCCAGGAACAGCCCGGCGATGTGTTCGAACCCGTGCGCGACCGCATCCGCCACCAGTCCGGCAGACTGCGGCGGCGCGGCCCGGATTATCTGCTCTACGCCCTGCTCGACTGCGTCTTCGAAAACTATCTCAAGGTCATCGAGATCATGGGGGAACGCATCGAGGCGTTCGACGAGGAGGTCTTGGACGATCCCTCCCCGGAACTGCTCGAAGAGATCAACCTCTACCGTCGGGAGATGGCCTTCGTGCGCCGGGCCGTGCGTCCGGCACGGGAGATCGCCCTCAAGCTGGCCAGGACCGAAAGCGAGCTCGTGGCCGAGGAAATCACCCCGTACCTGCGCGACCTGACGGACATGGCCGAGCAGACCACCGAGGCCGTGGAGACCTACCGCGAGATGCTCAACGACCACTTGAACAGCTACAACATGGCCATGGCCAACCGCCTCAACGACGTGATGAAGTTTCTGACCATCTTCGCCACCATTTTCATCCCCCTTTCCTTTCTGGCGGGCGTCTACGGCATGAACTTCGAATTCATGCCCGAACTGAAACTCCGCCACGGCTATTTCGTCCTCCTCGGCATCATGGGCGCGGTGGTCGCGGCCATGCTCTTCTATTTCAAGAAACGCAAATGGATATAG